The nucleotide sequence CTCCTTTGCGGGGAACGTTTTCTTATACCCTTTTTTCTGGTCATGAATAAAGCCCAGCGCTGGTAAAGATTAGCACGAAAATGTTGCTGTTCTTCATGCTGCTGCTGGACTCGATCTTTTTTATCGGCGAGAAAAATTTAACGGGTAATTAGAAGTTCGAGCCGAGATTTTACGCTGAATTTATGCGCGACGATGGATGTGCTCGTTGATGACGAGAAACTTGGCCTGAAAGCGACATCTGACGCTGTGCGTCgaatttaaataattgatttcttACGCAATTAGCATACAGTACTGCTGGGTATAGTAGTCTGCTGTACCGACAATTGTAACGGCAGAAATCCGTTTTAGTGCACAAGGCTTGTATCATATCAGAGCGCAAGGCAACAGGTATGTGTGAGTTCGTgatcttttataaaattgtgcATCTTTTTATCcttttaacttaaaaaaaataagaataaatatCGAATGTGCTTGTTCAAGGGTTAACAACTTCCCCACATttgatagtttttattttgtgttaaCATGAAGTGTAAAAATTGTTGGATGAGTCTGGCCATTCTTCCTATGTAGACCGTAATGACAACAATTGTAACAAGGTTGAGATTTTATAATGTTATCTTACATAAATACGGTTTACAAACTTACAACATTTTAAGAAAACGGTCCTGATTCAGATATGATTCACGCACAGTCTAATgcaagattattatttttgaataattagaAACATAACGAAATTATTCCGCCACACTTGTCTAATAGCTACAGAAGAAAATTTACTTTCAACAGTAATTGATGCCaacaacaatatttttctattataaaATCACAGTGCAAGAGATTACTTAGactagaaataaaaaagcgTTAACTCTCCCACATTTGATACTTATTCTTATTTTGTGTTAACATGGAGGGTAAAAAGTACAATTGCTTTTCAACTTGCCGTTATTTATCATAACAAAAAACATTCATTGTATCAGTCTATACTTTTGTAACACGAATCAAGCAATATTGTACGATAACTAAATATGCCACATACAAGCTCGGGCAATTATAATACAAGCGGTCCAAGTAGAGCCAACAAGGCAGTTTAGACAGTAAGTCGGCACAACGCTATGTATTTATGGAGTCTATAAGCAGATTTTGATAAAGGAAATAGGAAAGTGCCTATCCGCCACCTATGTTCGTTAACCAGAGACGCGAAGAGTTCAATAGATGAGGAGTTAAACAAGCCAGTCTAAAACTGTTTTGTTTCGTAGCTACTCCGGCTTAGCcctatatatttatgctatgaCTGATTTCGCAAGCTTACACACTACTTAATTGTAAGTACCTGTACATATTTTCTACGTGTAGAAATTTAGCAGATGAATCTTCTTTTGGCGAACAAGCCGATAGAAAGAAAGATTCGGCAGAAAACTATAGGGCTAAAATAAAGCAATCACGTATGGAAAATCATCACTTGCATGTCGCATGTGCAGTTCTACAAGTTTAAAAACTTTTCCTAGTGGAtcaaatatttcataataatcAAATAATACAAATGTCAAAGCCATCGCAGGCCTTGATATTTGTACTATAATTATTCGAGCAATTCTATTAGTTTAATTCTTCTGTgcagtatttaaaaattgttcatTGTAGATCATTGCTTTTATATAATCATTGAATATTGATTTTGGATTTGGCTTTTAATTATAGTCATAGTCAacattgattaaataataatcatcttAGTATAAAGTCGTATGAATGCAAAGTGCTTGTATAGTATACCTATATCTTCTCAATTTTTCCACACTTAACAAGTTGGTGAATAAGTGGCACTTGTTATCGTCATCGTCTTAGAGCGATCGAATTTTCTACTTGCAGCATTTTTAGCAATATACTTAAGATCTTACCAGCAAATCGGATGAAATCATAATCTAAACtacttgaaattaaaaaaattaaacaccAGATTAACCTAAACTTTCAGATTAATACTGTATGAATGACATTAAAGTACATTAATTATCAGCCGATTATATATTGCGATTAtcgccgcacacacacatagctaTCGTAAAAACAATCCTTGCATTGcagttgttttttattattcatggCACTTAAGGATTTTTATACCACTCTAACCTTAAAATCACAAATTTAATGAGAATTTTCGGCTCTCGTGGTATAAAATATACCAATATACTTAACTTTATACCGAACACACGATGCTTGTAAACTGTTATTCGCGTTTTAAAAATACTGTTCTTACATGTACAATAACATTAGAGAGAAACTTCGTGAAATTCCCAAGAACATACCAACTGTCGAAATTCTCATTACTCTATTTCACATGCGAACACCCGATCCCACCGTTACACGCTTGTTTTCTCGCATTGAAACAAGGGCAACagcagtagttgagccataaaGCTAtctacgtatgtatgtataaacaaaatataacgtGCAATCATTCTCTGCATAACTCTAGCCATAAACATTCACAACTAAAATTTCTGATTAATGCATCACCATCGAATCAAGCACAGCAATTTTTTAGAACAAAAGATCAGAAACTGACTCATTGCACGCAATTTTTCTGGAATACTCAAAAATGTGCTTTCTGaaccccccctcccccccccctttcgCTAACCATGTACTACGTCATAGCATTATCGCATACGAAACGGATGCCACATCCTTCTTCCTGCAATATCTTCCTAATTAATACGTTTTTACGCCAGCAAGCGATTACGCTATCAGTAAATGCATGATAGTAGTCACAAAAATGTATTAGCAGAATATATAATATTCCATCTCagcattttatttagttaCTCTATCGCTGCCATTCGAAGTGCTACGATCATGTTAAAGTTGTCCGTTCTGTGAGTTTCTTTACAGTTTTATAATTGGCTTTATATTATAGTGTTAGTGATATTGAAAAACTACGATTAAGAAGTGATCACACGATTGAATAATTAGACTatttatcatatttattttatcataattaGATGTTCTCCGAAAATATCTAAAACGGCCATGAAATTACGCTTTTGATCTTTAAtgtcataaaatttaatgcccataattaaagaaaaaataattatctttaGTGGAATAAATGACATGGCACACCTTTtgtaacaaaaatataatcatattaatattacttaatttaaatatattttttttaaaccattataattttttttatcaagcgtttgattttatcattttaGCGTTTTGCTAATAGCTACGACGCTCCAGGCGGTCCCATCGTTCGCACAGTACCCATGGCGCAGAGGTCATCGCGCTCAAGATTCAGATATGTCCAATGACGTTTCGTTTGTGCCTCCCAACAGGCATCATGCACGACACCATGAAGCTCCTCGCGCACTGAGTGTTCAAGAGAGTAACGAGG is from Nasonia vitripennis strain AsymCx chromosome 1, Nvit_psr_1.1, whole genome shotgun sequence and encodes:
- the LOC100116801 gene encoding uncharacterized protein LOC100116801; this translates as MHDSSHKNVLAEYIIFHLSILFSYSIAAIRSATIMLKLSVLVLLIATTLQAVPSFAQYPWRRGHRAQDSDMSNDVSFVPPNRHHARHHEAPRALSVQESNEEPKVDEVAQEKLQEVYDNLADHILQETSPEHRFEVAKRLTEGSKREWSSIGEFLQYWSKMITELKKENETQEQIDKVVEDEYDNEIIE